From Enterococcus wangshanyuanii, the proteins below share one genomic window:
- a CDS encoding fructose-6-phosphate aldolase — translation MEFMLDTANIEEIKQYEKIIALAGVTSNPTIVKKEGDIDFFAHMKKIRGIIGMEKSLHVQVVATSYEGMLKDAEMILAKIDSNVFIKVPVSEIGLKAIKELKHRGVNVTATAIYTKFQAYLAIAAGADYIAPYFNRMENLNIDPREAIHEMAQEIARTNSQTKILAASFKNVGQVNAALENGAQAATMGVDIIKQAFDMPAIEKAVMDFTADWEATFGEKATIASL, via the coding sequence ATGGAATTTATGTTAGATACAGCCAATATTGAAGAGATCAAACAGTATGAAAAAATAATCGCTTTAGCAGGAGTGACTTCCAATCCGACAATTGTTAAAAAGGAAGGAGATATTGATTTCTTTGCACACATGAAAAAAATTCGTGGCATTATCGGCATGGAAAAATCGCTTCATGTTCAAGTTGTTGCAACAAGCTATGAAGGAATGCTAAAAGATGCAGAAATGATTTTGGCTAAAATTGATTCAAATGTTTTTATCAAAGTACCTGTCAGTGAAATTGGTTTAAAAGCAATCAAAGAATTGAAACACAGAGGCGTAAATGTTACTGCGACAGCTATTTATACTAAATTTCAAGCTTATCTTGCGATTGCAGCAGGAGCAGATTATATTGCTCCATATTTTAATCGAATGGAAAATTTAAACATTGATCCTAGAGAAGCGATCCATGAAATGGCACAGGAAATTGCACGCACAAATAGCCAAACAAAAATCTTAGCGGCTAGTTTTAAAAATGTCGGACAAGTCAATGCAGCACTTGAAAACGGCGCGCAAGCTGCAACGATGGGTGTTGATATTATTAAACAAGCATTTGATATGCCAGCGATTGAAAAGGCAGTTATGGATTTCACTGCTGATTGGGAAGCTACTTTTGGAGAAAAAGCAACGATTGCTTCACTTTAA
- a CDS encoding glycerol dehydrogenase, whose translation MEKIFASPSKYVQGKNVLVTGISHIKNLGNKALLLCDDIVWEIVGEEFDNNLKKEGMVVTRIAFGGEASTSEIDRVSEIGKSNHCELIIGLGGGKTIDAAKAISDKLELPVAVVPTIASTDAPTSALSVIYSDEGVFERYLFYKKNPELVLVDTAVVSKAPSRLLASGIADALATWVEGRSIIEAHGKTMGGAAPTLAAEAIATKCEEILFSNGLQAIQACRAKVVTPALEAVVEANTLLSGIGFESCGLAAAHAIHNGFTALHGDIHSLTHGEKVAYGTLTQLILENRPKIILDKFISFYQALDLPTTLADLKLENISYEELLKVGKLATQEGETIHQMAADFSADDVTDALFAVDAYVRSLSC comes from the coding sequence ATGGAAAAAATATTTGCAAGCCCATCGAAATATGTTCAAGGAAAAAATGTATTGGTGACAGGAATTTCACATATTAAAAATTTAGGTAACAAGGCTCTTTTACTTTGTGATGATATTGTTTGGGAAATTGTTGGAGAAGAGTTTGATAACAATTTAAAAAAAGAAGGAATGGTCGTTACACGTATTGCCTTTGGTGGTGAAGCATCTACAAGTGAAATCGATCGTGTGAGCGAGATCGGCAAATCGAATCATTGTGAGCTTATTATCGGTTTAGGAGGAGGCAAAACAATTGATGCGGCTAAAGCAATTAGTGATAAGCTAGAATTGCCTGTTGCTGTAGTTCCAACAATTGCTTCTACAGACGCTCCTACATCCGCTTTATCGGTCATTTATTCGGATGAAGGTGTCTTTGAGCGATATCTGTTTTATAAAAAAAATCCAGAGTTAGTCTTGGTAGATACAGCCGTTGTATCAAAAGCACCAAGCAGACTTTTAGCTTCAGGAATTGCTGATGCACTGGCTACATGGGTTGAAGGACGCTCAATTATTGAAGCACATGGTAAAACGATGGGTGGTGCAGCGCCTACATTGGCAGCAGAAGCAATTGCTACTAAATGTGAAGAGATTTTATTCTCAAATGGATTACAAGCTATACAAGCTTGCCGTGCTAAAGTAGTGACACCTGCCTTAGAAGCAGTTGTTGAAGCAAATACATTATTGAGTGGCATTGGATTCGAAAGTTGCGGACTTGCTGCTGCTCACGCGATTCATAATGGTTTTACAGCATTACATGGCGATATTCACAGCCTAACTCATGGTGAGAAAGTTGCCTATGGGACATTAACACAATTGATTTTGGAAAATAGACCTAAAATAATTCTAGATAAATTTATCTCATTTTACCAAGCGCTTGATCTACCTACAACGCTAGCCGATCTCAAGCTTGAAAACATTTCTTATGAAGAATTGTTGAAAGTTGGAAAACTAGCTACTCAAGAAGGGGAAACAATTCATCAAATGGCAGCTGATTTTTCAGCAGATGATGTGACAGATGCATTATTTGCGGTAGATGCGTATGTACGCTCTTTAAGTTGCTGA
- a CDS encoding 1-deoxy-D-xylulose-5-phosphate synthase: MLLETIQQPSDLKKLSHQELQTLANEARIVLLGKISYHGGHNGPNLGMVEMTVALHHVFNSPVDQLIFDVSHQTYIHKMLTGRAEAFLSPEHYDDVSGYTNPKESEHDLFTIGHTSTSLSLANGVAKARDLKNETNNVIAVIGDGSLSGGLAYEGLNNIVEQGTNTIVIVNDNDQSIAENFGGVYRNLKELRETNGQAKNNFFRALGFEYHYLEEGNDVAALIELFEAVKDKKTPVLLHIHTIKGKGFKFAEENREKFHAGGPFSLTTGDYLASGSQEETYGSITTDFLMGKMQTDPKIVAVNAGTPMILFSKEQREKVGNQFVDVGIAEEHAATMTAGLAKNGAKPIWAVFSTFMQRSYDQISHDLALNDLPGTILVYGASVNGMNDESHLGIFDIPFLSHIPNVIYLAPTTKEEYLAMLDWSIEQTDHPVAIRVPVGAVKETGIKDQTDYTQYFKSQVTKEGSQVALLGLGNFYSLAEDIAFDLETKHNINATIINPKFISGLDTALLDRLEEKHELVVTLEDGVIDGGYGQTVAGYLGNKDLKIQNYGLEKLFHDRYSVSKLLVENGLTKENIIKNILNSL; encoded by the coding sequence ATGTTATTAGAAACCATACAACAACCAAGCGATCTAAAAAAATTGTCTCATCAGGAACTGCAAACCTTGGCAAATGAAGCCAGAATAGTATTATTAGGTAAAATCAGTTATCATGGCGGGCATAATGGCCCGAATCTTGGCATGGTTGAAATGACGGTCGCTTTGCATCACGTTTTTAATTCACCGGTCGATCAGCTTATTTTCGACGTATCGCATCAAACATACATTCATAAGATGTTGACAGGACGGGCAGAAGCATTTCTTTCACCTGAACACTATGATGATGTTTCAGGCTATACAAACCCGAAAGAAAGCGAACATGACTTATTTACGATTGGACATACTTCCACGTCCCTTTCATTAGCGAATGGCGTAGCAAAAGCTCGTGATTTGAAGAATGAAACCAACAATGTGATCGCCGTGATCGGTGATGGTTCTCTTTCCGGAGGGTTGGCTTATGAAGGCTTGAATAATATTGTTGAGCAGGGGACAAACACGATTGTGATCGTAAATGATAATGATCAATCTATCGCAGAAAATTTTGGCGGCGTCTATAGAAATCTAAAGGAACTGCGTGAAACAAATGGACAGGCCAAAAACAATTTCTTTAGAGCTCTTGGCTTCGAGTATCATTACCTTGAGGAAGGAAACGATGTGGCAGCATTGATCGAGCTATTTGAGGCAGTTAAAGATAAAAAGACGCCTGTTTTACTTCATATCCATACAATCAAAGGAAAAGGCTTTAAGTTCGCGGAAGAAAATAGGGAAAAATTCCATGCTGGTGGTCCATTTAGTTTAACGACCGGTGACTACCTTGCCTCTGGAAGTCAAGAGGAGACATATGGTTCGATCACAACCGATTTTCTAATGGGAAAAATGCAGACTGACCCGAAAATTGTCGCAGTCAATGCAGGGACTCCGATGATACTTTTCAGTAAAGAACAGCGTGAAAAAGTTGGGAACCAATTTGTGGATGTTGGCATTGCCGAAGAACATGCGGCAACCATGACAGCTGGACTTGCCAAAAATGGAGCAAAACCAATCTGGGCAGTATTCTCCACGTTCATGCAACGAAGCTACGATCAAATTTCCCATGATCTGGCGTTGAATGATTTACCTGGAACAATTTTAGTGTATGGCGCTTCAGTAAATGGGATGAACGATGAAAGCCATCTGGGTATTTTTGATATCCCGTTTTTAAGTCATATTCCAAACGTCATCTATTTAGCACCAACAACGAAAGAAGAATATTTAGCGATGCTGGATTGGTCGATTGAGCAAACAGACCATCCAGTGGCAATCCGTGTCCCGGTTGGAGCTGTTAAAGAAACAGGAATAAAAGATCAAACGGATTACACTCAATATTTCAAAAGTCAAGTCACAAAAGAGGGTTCTCAAGTTGCTCTTTTAGGGCTGGGTAACTTTTATTCTTTAGCGGAAGATATAGCATTTGACCTGGAAACAAAACATAATATCAATGCTACTATCATCAACCCTAAATTTATTTCTGGTCTTGATACAGCATTGCTTGATCGATTGGAAGAAAAGCATGAGCTTGTGGTTACACTTGAGGACGGTGTGATTGATGGAGGTTATGGGCAAACTGTAGCTGGATATCTAGGCAATAAAGACCTAAAAATTCAAAATTATGGCTTAGAAAAACTATTTCATGATCGCTACTCTGTATCAAAGCTACTTGTTGAAAACGGGCTTACAAAAGAGAACATTATTAAAAATATTCTTAATAGTTTATGA
- a CDS encoding glucosaminidase domain-containing protein, translating to MKRKILSFQMIVALLSVNLIPVASYADELSQSESGTIEDSSTTETTESSSTEETSTSTSDSSTSGTETSTTESNETGTTDSSVAPQPPVVSPEPVQPQPPVEPAVPAAPEEEVVVDQVPVVTDNGLTVQPNQEISVVKNEPTENFIRRIGEKARAVGQKNDLYASVMIAQAILETGAGGSQLSQQPYHNLFGIKGEYKGESIVFSTQEDDGSGNLYTIDAAFKQYPSYKESFEDYAKLMKEGIDSNPEIYSGTWKKNAVTYQEATKSLTGVYATDTSYDQKLNAFIEEYNLTEYDKAQPSQTASGMIIADTHPDSDFEDYTGETFPGSEAYAEGNCTQYVYNRIVQLDGSVETTMGNGMDWGATGKANGYEVTNKPKAGTAVSFQPGVAGADGTYGHVAFVEHVYEDGSILISEMNAAGLGVVSFRVIDQNTANTLAYVTPK from the coding sequence ATGAAAAGAAAAATCCTATCATTCCAGATGATTGTTGCGCTCCTTAGTGTGAATTTGATTCCAGTCGCAAGTTATGCGGATGAATTAAGCCAGTCAGAATCAGGTACGATTGAGGATAGCTCAACGACTGAAACGACTGAAAGTTCTTCTACAGAAGAAACATCCACATCGACATCAGATTCTTCAACATCTGGAACCGAAACAAGTACGACAGAATCGAATGAAACTGGCACGACCGATTCTTCAGTGGCACCACAGCCGCCTGTAGTTAGCCCAGAACCTGTGCAGCCACAGCCGCCAGTAGAGCCCGCTGTACCAGCAGCACCGGAGGAAGAGGTAGTAGTTGACCAAGTACCCGTAGTAACGGACAATGGATTGACTGTTCAACCAAATCAAGAAATTTCTGTAGTGAAAAATGAACCAACTGAAAACTTTATTCGCCGTATCGGTGAAAAAGCACGAGCAGTTGGACAAAAAAATGACTTATATGCTTCTGTTATGATTGCTCAAGCAATTTTAGAGACAGGTGCAGGCGGCAGCCAATTAAGTCAACAGCCTTACCACAATTTATTTGGTATCAAGGGAGAGTATAAAGGTGAGAGTATCGTTTTCTCTACTCAAGAGGATGACGGTTCGGGTAACCTATATACGATCGATGCTGCATTTAAACAATACCCTAGCTATAAAGAATCCTTTGAAGATTATGCTAAATTGATGAAAGAAGGCATTGATTCTAATCCAGAGATTTATTCTGGCACTTGGAAAAAGAATGCCGTAACATATCAAGAAGCAACGAAATCTCTGACAGGTGTTTATGCGACAGATACTAGCTATGATCAAAAATTGAATGCGTTCATTGAAGAGTATAATTTGACTGAGTATGACAAAGCTCAGCCTTCTCAAACAGCTTCTGGAATGATCATTGCAGATACACATCCTGATAGTGATTTTGAAGATTATACTGGGGAAACTTTCCCAGGTTCCGAAGCCTATGCAGAGGGGAATTGTACCCAATATGTCTATAATCGTATCGTCCAATTGGATGGTTCAGTAGAAACGACGATGGGCAACGGAATGGATTGGGGCGCTACTGGTAAGGCTAATGGCTACGAAGTCACAAACAAGCCTAAAGCCGGTACAGCTGTCAGCTTCCAACCTGGTGTAGCTGGAGCAGATGGAACCTATGGACATGTAGCATTTGTTGAGCATGTGTATGAGGATGGTTCTATTCTGATTTCAGAAATGAACGCCGCTGGTTTAGGCGTAGTTTCTTTCCGAGTGATCGATCAAAACACAGCCAATACACTTGCATATGTAACACCAAAATAA
- a CDS encoding metallophosphoesterase family protein produces the protein MKNKIALLADIHGNLTALESVLEDCKRKEVADYWILGDLFLPGPGGIEILKKLREVAPSAWIKGNWDDCFLEVIDKKIDLKDSTDVYVGMLASNIFPQLNQEDIDFLRNMPMQQIKKIAGLTVSLTHNLPEVNYGGQLHASSKQSEFDKLFSTESDIAVYAHIHHQTLRYSSEDQIIINPGSIGQPFNSWKNFKYDRRAHYALLELEDGCLVNVDFRRVTYDTETEIKRSQEVNLPFYSLYEEMIYSGKTYTHDQVVLEELIQKNNYREKLKNFLTC, from the coding sequence ATGAAAAATAAAATTGCGTTATTGGCAGACATCCACGGAAACTTGACAGCTTTAGAATCAGTTTTGGAGGATTGCAAGCGTAAAGAAGTAGCTGACTATTGGATATTGGGGGATCTTTTTTTGCCAGGACCAGGCGGAATAGAGATTTTAAAGAAATTAAGAGAAGTTGCTCCAAGTGCTTGGATAAAGGGAAACTGGGATGATTGTTTTTTAGAGGTGATCGATAAAAAAATCGATCTTAAAGATTCCACTGATGTATATGTGGGAATGTTAGCTAGCAATATCTTTCCACAGCTCAATCAAGAAGATATTGATTTCCTTAGGAACATGCCGATGCAGCAAATAAAGAAAATAGCTGGTTTAACCGTTAGTTTAACGCATAATCTGCCGGAGGTAAATTATGGCGGTCAATTACACGCCAGTTCTAAACAATCTGAATTTGATAAATTATTTTCTACTGAAAGTGATATTGCAGTCTATGCTCATATACATCATCAAACGTTACGATATAGTTCCGAAGACCAAATTATCATAAATCCAGGATCGATCGGACAACCTTTTAATAGCTGGAAAAATTTTAAATATGATAGAAGAGCGCACTATGCACTTTTAGAGTTAGAAGATGGCTGTCTTGTGAATGTGGATTTTAGAAGAGTAACTTATGATACAGAGACGGAGATCAAACGATCACAAGAGGTGAATCTACCGTTTTATTCATTATATGAAGAGATGATCTATTCTGGCAAAACATATACCCATGATCAGGTTGTATTAGAAGAATTGATTCAAAAAAATAATTATAGAGAAAAGTTAAAAAATTTTTTAACATGCTGA
- a CDS encoding ABC transporter permease/substrate binding protein, whose amino-acid sequence MSNYQLPVADWVETITEWMTNTFSGLFSFFQSTGQSLMDAVTSLLVAIPPLLFIAVLTIIAFLISNKKIGLSLFTLIGLLFIYNQNLWNDLMSTLTLVLLSSIVSIIIGVPLGILMAKSNKAQSVITPILDFMQTMPGFVYLIPAVAFFGIGMVPGVFASVIFALPPTVRFTNLGIRQVPKELVEASDSFGSTGWQKLFKLELPLAKSTIMAGVNQTTMLALSMVVIASMIGAPGLGRGVLSALQRAQVGNGFVNGVALVILAIIIDRFTQNLNKKKTAPTKSTVTKKQKIGGIVAIVVLLIGAVAVPSLFTSAKNEDKKIALSYVEWDTEVASTHVIGEVLKDAGYNVSLTPLDNAIMWESVSKGETDAMVAAWLPGTHGEQYKQYKSKVDDLGENLKGAQLGIVVPAYMDVDSIEDLTDQAGKKITGIEPGAGVVSAAEKTQKAYSNLADWTVETSSSGAMTVALGQAIKNKEEIVITGWSPHWMFAKYDLKYLEDPKGTMGTEETIHTMARKGLEKENPEAYNILKNFHWTKEDMESVMLAINNGTDPEQAAREWVDTHSDEVANWMK is encoded by the coding sequence ATGAGTAATTATCAATTACCCGTAGCTGACTGGGTCGAAACGATCACTGAATGGATGACAAATACCTTTTCTGGATTATTTAGCTTTTTCCAATCCACAGGACAAAGTTTGATGGATGCTGTCACATCCCTTCTTGTAGCAATACCACCGCTACTTTTTATTGCAGTCCTAACGATTATAGCCTTTCTTATTTCTAATAAAAAAATTGGATTAAGTCTTTTTACGCTGATCGGTCTACTATTCATTTATAATCAAAATTTGTGGAATGATCTTATGAGCACGTTGACATTAGTATTACTTTCTAGTATTGTTTCGATCATCATTGGTGTACCTCTGGGGATCTTAATGGCCAAAAGTAATAAAGCGCAAAGCGTGATTACACCTATTTTGGATTTCATGCAAACAATGCCTGGATTCGTCTATTTGATTCCAGCTGTTGCTTTCTTTGGAATCGGAATGGTGCCCGGAGTATTTGCTTCTGTCATTTTTGCTTTGCCGCCAACTGTTCGTTTTACGAACCTTGGTATTCGCCAAGTACCGAAAGAATTAGTTGAAGCTTCTGATTCATTTGGTAGTACAGGCTGGCAAAAACTATTCAAATTAGAATTACCATTAGCTAAAAGTACCATTATGGCTGGTGTCAACCAAACAACGATGCTAGCATTATCAATGGTCGTGATTGCTTCAATGATCGGAGCGCCTGGTTTAGGTCGTGGAGTTTTATCTGCACTGCAAAGAGCGCAAGTCGGAAATGGCTTTGTTAATGGTGTTGCATTAGTTATTTTAGCGATCATCATCGATCGTTTTACTCAAAATTTGAACAAGAAAAAAACAGCACCTACTAAATCAACGGTTACCAAAAAACAAAAAATTGGCGGTATCGTCGCTATTGTTGTTTTACTTATCGGAGCAGTCGCTGTCCCTTCCCTGTTTACCTCAGCGAAGAATGAAGATAAAAAAATTGCATTGTCTTATGTTGAATGGGATACAGAAGTTGCTTCCACTCATGTCATTGGCGAAGTATTAAAAGATGCTGGCTACAACGTTTCATTGACACCTTTAGATAATGCGATCATGTGGGAATCCGTTTCAAAAGGTGAAACGGATGCTATGGTTGCCGCTTGGCTGCCCGGTACTCACGGTGAACAATATAAACAATATAAATCTAAAGTCGATGATTTAGGTGAAAACTTAAAAGGCGCCCAGCTGGGGATCGTTGTTCCAGCCTATATGGATGTTGATTCGATTGAAGATTTAACAGATCAAGCTGGCAAAAAAATCACAGGGATCGAACCTGGAGCAGGAGTTGTTTCTGCAGCTGAAAAAACTCAGAAAGCTTACAGTAATTTAGCTGACTGGACTGTCGAAACCTCTTCATCTGGTGCCATGACTGTTGCCTTAGGTCAAGCAATCAAAAACAAAGAAGAAATTGTTATTACTGGCTGGTCCCCTCATTGGATGTTTGCTAAATATGATTTGAAATATTTAGAAGATCCTAAAGGAACGATGGGAACCGAAGAAACCATTCATACAATGGCTAGAAAAGGCTTAGAAAAAGAAAACCCTGAAGCCTACAATATTTTGAAAAACTTCCATTGGACCAAAGAAGATATGGAATCTGTCATGTTGGCGATCAACAATGGAACTGATCCAGAGCAAGCTGCTCGCGAGTGGGTTGATACCCATTCAGATGAAGTAGCTAATTGGATGAAATAA
- a CDS encoding quaternary amine ABC transporter ATP-binding protein, with protein MPKVKVSHLTKIFGKKSKQALDMIKENKSKTEILKKTGATVGVYDVNFEVEEGEIFVIMGLSGSGKSTLIRLLNRLIEPTSGNIFIDDQDIAKLDKEDLREVRRNKMSMVFQNFGLFPHRTILENTEYGLEVRGVPKEERTAKAEKALENSSLLAFKDQYPNQLSGGMQQRVGLARALANDPEILLMDEAFSALDPLIRREMQDELVDLQENVKKTIIFITHDLNEALRIGDRIALMKDGQIMQIGTGEEILTNPANDYVRTFVEDVDRSKVLTAQNIMVPALTTNIAIDGPTVALTRMRQEEVSMLMAVDKKRQLKGVVRAERALEARKAGLPLTDFVDTDITTIDKDMLVNDILPIIYDSPTPVAVTDNNKLLGVVIRGSVLEALAETEVTINE; from the coding sequence TTGCCCAAGGTAAAAGTGTCACATTTAACAAAAATATTTGGTAAAAAGTCCAAGCAAGCATTGGATATGATCAAGGAGAATAAGTCAAAAACAGAAATTTTGAAAAAGACAGGTGCGACCGTTGGGGTGTACGATGTCAATTTTGAAGTGGAAGAAGGAGAAATTTTTGTGATCATGGGACTTTCCGGCAGTGGAAAATCTACGTTGATTCGATTATTGAATCGTTTGATCGAGCCAACTTCTGGTAATATCTTTATCGATGATCAAGATATCGCGAAATTAGACAAAGAAGATTTAAGAGAAGTTCGTCGAAATAAAATGAGCATGGTCTTTCAAAACTTTGGTCTCTTCCCTCACCGCACGATTCTAGAAAACACAGAATATGGTCTAGAAGTTCGTGGTGTTCCTAAAGAAGAACGCACAGCCAAAGCTGAAAAAGCGTTGGAAAATTCTAGTTTGTTAGCCTTTAAAGATCAATACCCTAACCAATTATCTGGCGGGATGCAGCAGCGGGTCGGTTTAGCTAGAGCCTTAGCCAATGATCCAGAAATCCTATTGATGGATGAAGCATTTTCAGCTCTCGATCCATTGATCCGTCGTGAAATGCAAGATGAGCTAGTTGATCTACAAGAAAATGTGAAGAAAACGATTATTTTCATTACTCATGATTTAAATGAGGCTTTACGTATTGGTGACCGAATTGCTTTGATGAAAGATGGACAAATCATGCAAATTGGTACTGGAGAGGAAATTTTAACCAATCCAGCCAATGATTACGTTCGTACATTTGTTGAAGATGTCGATCGTTCAAAAGTTTTGACCGCACAAAATATCATGGTACCAGCTCTTACAACAAATATCGCAATCGATGGACCAACAGTGGCTTTGACTCGGATGCGTCAAGAGGAAGTCAGTATGCTGATGGCCGTAGATAAAAAACGTCAATTAAAAGGCGTCGTTCGTGCAGAGCGTGCCTTAGAAGCAAGAAAAGCTGGGCTTCCATTGACTGATTTCGTTGATACGGATATCACAACCATCGATAAAGATATGTTAGTCAATGATATCTTACCGATCATCTATGACTCCCCTACTCCAGTTGCAGTAACTGATAATAATAAATTGCTAGGTGTTGTTATTCGAGGCAGCGTTCTTGAAGCACTGGCAGAAACTGAGGTGACCATCAATGAGTAA
- a CDS encoding TrkA C-terminal domain-containing protein has product MVSKRMNVTKPKYQQIAVDVAAQIAEQRLSVGDKLHARSTLANKYSVSPETARKAISVLVDLEIVKAKHGSGFYVHSIEKAKVFVEQYQDVQSIHNLKEDLINSVQKQKEELSYFSEILDKLVDQTKRFDSFNPLNPVTFTLTEEAMHLDMTISELNLWQSTSATVIAIKHGEELLVSPGPYAKLEAGDTIYFVGHESTLQRVQNFFYPNL; this is encoded by the coding sequence ATGGTTTCCAAACGTATGAATGTCACAAAACCTAAATACCAGCAGATCGCTGTTGATGTAGCCGCACAAATTGCTGAACAAAGGCTGTCAGTTGGCGATAAACTTCACGCTCGTTCTACCCTTGCAAACAAATATAGCGTGTCTCCTGAAACTGCTCGAAAAGCGATCAGTGTTTTAGTTGATTTAGAAATCGTCAAAGCAAAACATGGCAGTGGTTTTTATGTTCATTCAATAGAAAAAGCCAAAGTCTTCGTTGAACAGTATCAAGATGTTCAATCGATCCACAATCTGAAAGAAGATTTGATAAATAGTGTACAAAAACAAAAAGAAGAACTGAGCTATTTTTCTGAAATTTTGGATAAACTAGTTGATCAAACTAAACGTTTTGACTCCTTCAATCCTTTAAACCCTGTTACCTTTACATTAACAGAAGAAGCAATGCATCTTGATATGACCATCAGTGAATTAAATTTATGGCAAAGTACTTCGGCTACGGTTATTGCCATCAAACACGGCGAAGAGCTACTTGTCTCCCCTGGCCCCTATGCGAAATTAGAAGCAGGAGACACGATTTACTTTGTCGGACATGAGTCCACATTGCAGCGTGTCCAAAATTTCTTTTATCCGAATTTATGA